In Castor canadensis chromosome 11, mCasCan1.hap1v2, whole genome shotgun sequence, a single genomic region encodes these proteins:
- the Nos2 gene encoding nitric oxide synthase, inducible isoform X2 produces the protein MREGLSVACDAARPRFWRFLRRILRPKSARRPGSASPSTQDDPKCHSPSKHQNGFPQPLIGVAKSPEPLDKLHMPASTCQQYMRIKNWGSGVSFQDTLHQKAKSDLACKSKSCQGSIMNPKSLTRGPRDKPTSVDELLPQAIEFINQYYSSFKEAKIEEHLARVEAVTKEIETTGTYRLTGDELIFATKLAWRNAPRCIGRIQWSNLQVFDARSCTTAQEMFEHICRHLHYATNSGSIRSAITVFPQRSDGKHDFRVWNTQLIRYAGYQMPDGTIRGDPANLEFTQLCIDLGWKPRYGRFDVLPLVLQANGRDPELFEIPPDLVLEVPMEHPKYEWFQELELKWYALPAVANMLLEVGGLEFPGCPFNGWYMGTEIGVRDFCDTQRYNILEEVGRRMGLETHTLASLWKDRAVTEINVAVLHSFQKHNVTIMDHHSAAESFMKHMQNEYRLRGGCPADWIWLVPPISGSITPVFHQEMLNYVLSPFYYYQVEPWKTHVWQDKKQRPGRRELRFQVLVKAVLFSSILIRKIMASRVRVTILYATETGRSEALAQDLGTLFSCAFNPKVLCMDEYRLSNLEEEQLLLVVTSTFGNGDSPGNGETLKKSLFTLKELTNTFRYAVFGLGSSMYPQFCAFAHDIDQKLSQLGASQLTPTGEGDELSGQEDAFRSWAVQTFKAACETFDVRGKQHIQIPKLYTSSATWEAQNYRLVQNSQSFELHKALGSVHSKHVFTLRLKSQQNLQSPKSSRTTLLVELSCKDSPGLSYLPGEHLGVFPSNQPALVQGILERVVDSPKPHQTVCLEALDKSGSYWVRDKRLPPCSLSQALTYFLDITTPPTQLQLQKLAQLATEEAERQRLETLGQPSEYNKWKFTNSPTFLEVLEEFPSLRVPAAFLLTQLPILKPRYYSISSSQDHTPTEVHLTVAVVTYRTRDGQGPLHHGVCSTWLSSLKPQDPVPCFVRSAKGFQLPKDPSQPCILIGPGTGIAPFRSFWQQRLHDSQHKGLKGGHMTLVFGCRCPDEDHLYWEEMLEMARKGVLHELHTAYSRLPGKPKVYVQDLLRQQLAGEVLRVLHEEPGHLYVCGDVRMARDVVHTLKQLVADSLNLNEEQVEDYFFQLKSQRRYHEDIFGAVYSYQVRKDRTAGQTSDGEVEAAGMKYNNGDTVELWSTALRR, from the exons ATGCGTGAGGGGCTGAGTGTCGCGTGCGACGCCGCCCGGCCGCGGTTCTGGCGGTTCCTCCGCAGGATCCTGCGGCCGAAGTCCGCGCGCCGTCCCGGCTCAGCCAG TCCTTCGACACAGGATGACCCCAAGTGTCACAGCCCCAGCAAACACCAGAATGGATTCCCACAACCCCTCATAGGGGTGGCAAAG TCTCCAGAACCCCTGGACAAACTGCATATGCCTGCATCAACTTgccagcagtatatgaggatcAAAAACTGGGGCAGTGGGGTGTCATTCCAAGACACACTTCACCAAAAGGCCAAATCG gaTTTAGCCTGCAAGTCAAAATCTTGCCAGGGGTCCATCATGAACCCCAAAAGTTTGACCAGAGGACCCAGGGACAAGCCTACCTCTGTGGATGAGCTTCTACCTCAGGCTATTGAATTTATCAACCAGTATTACAGCTCCTTCAAAGA ggcaaaaatagagGAACATCTGGCCAGGGTTGAGGCGGTCACAAAGGAGATAGAAACAACAGGAACCTACCGGCTGACGGGGGATGAGCTCATCTTTGCCACCAAGCTCGCCTGGCGCAACGCCCCCCGCTGCATTGGCAGGATCCAGTGGTCCAACCTGCAG GTCTTCGACGCCCGGAGCTGTACCACAGCCCAGGAGATGTTTGAACACATCTGCAGACACCTGCACTACGCCACCAACAGCGGCAGCATCAG GTCGGCTATCACAGTGTTCCCCCAGCGGAGTGATGGGAAGCATGACTTCCGGGTGTGGAATACACAGCTCATCCGCTACGCTGGCTACCAGATGCCTGATGGCACCATCAGAGGGGACCCTGCCAACCTGGAGTTCACCCAG CTGTGCATCGATCTGGGCTGGAAGCCCCGCTATGGCCGCTTTGATGTGCTGCCTCTGGTCCTGCAGGCTAACGGCCGTGACCCTGAACTTTTCGAAATTCCTCCTGACCTTGTGCTCGAAGTGCCCATGGAACATCCCAA GTATGAGTGGTTCCAGGAGCTGGAGCTGAAGTGGTATGCCCTGCCTGCTGTGGCTAACATGCTGCTCGAAGTGGGTGGCCTCGAGTTCCCGGGGTGCCCCTTCAATGGCTGGTACATGGGCACCGAGATTGGAGTCCGGGACTTCTGTGACACCCAGCGCTATAACATCCTAGAG GAAGTGGGCAGAAGGATGGGTCTGGAGACACACACGCTGGCCTCCCTCTGGAAAGACCGAGCTGTCACAGAGATCAATGTCGCTGTGCTGCACAGTTTCCAG AAGCACAATGTGACCATCATGGACCACCACTCGGCTGCAGAGTCCTTCATGAAGCACATGCAGAATGAGTACCGGTTACGTGGCGGCTGCCCGGCCGACTGGATTTGGCTGGTCCCTCCAATTTCTGGGAGCATCACCCCCGTGTTTCACCAGGAGATGTTGAATTACGTGCTGTCCCCATTCTACTACTATCAG GTGGAGCCCTGGAAGACCCATGTCTGGCAGGACAAGAAGCAGAGACCTGGGAGAAGAGAGCTCCGATTCCAAGTCTTGGTGAA AGCTGTGCTTTTCTCCTCTATACTGATACGTAAGATTATGGCGTCCCGAGTCAGAGTCACAATCCTCTACGCAACTGAGACAGGAAGGTCAGAAGCACTGGCCCAGGACCTGGGGACCTTGTTCAGCTGTGCCTTCAACCCCAAG GTTCTCTGCATGGATGAGTACAGGCTGAGCAACCTGGAGGAGGAGCAGCTACTGCTGGTGGTGACCAGCACGTTTGGGAATGGAGACTCCCCTGGCAATGGCGAG ACACTGAAGAAATCCCTCTTCACGCTGAAAGAGCTCACCAACACCTTCAG ATACGCTGTGTTTGGCCTTGGCTCCAGCATGTACCCACAATTCTGTGCCTTTGCTCATGACATCGACCAGAAGTTGTCCCAGCTGGGGGCCTCTCAGCTCACCCCAACAGGGGAAGGGGACGAGCTCAGTGGGCAGGAGGACGCCTTCCGCAGTTGGGCCGTGCAAACCTTCAAG GCAGCCTGTGAGACGTTTGATGTCCGAGGCAAACAGCACATTCAGATCCCTAAGCTCTACACCTCTAGCGCGACCTGGGAGGCGCAGAACTACAGGCTCGTACAGAACTCACAGTCGTTTGAACTCCACAAAG CCCTTGGCAGTGTGCACTCCAAGCATGTGTTCACCCTGAGGCTCAAATCCCAGCAGAATCTGCAGAGTCCCAAGTCCAG cCGTACTACCCTCCTGGTAGAACTCTCCTGCAAGGACAGCCCAGGCCTGAGCTACCTGCCTGGAGAGCACCTCGGGGTTTTTCCAAGCAACCAGCCAGCCTTGGTCCAAGGCATCTTGGAGCGAGTAGTAGATAGCCCCAAGCCCCACCAAACCGTGTGCCTGGAGGCCCTGGACAAGAGTG GCAGCTACTGGGTCAGAGACAAGAGGCTGCCTCCCTGCTCACTCAGCCAGGCCCTCACCTACTTCCTGGACATCACCACCCCTCCAACCCAGCTGCAGCTCCAAAAGCTGGCCCAGCTAGCCACAGAAGAGGCTGAGAGACAGAGGCTGGAGACCCTGGGTCAG CCCTCAGAGTACAACAAGTGGAAGTTCACCAACAGCCCCACGTTCCTGGAGGTGCTGGAGGAGTTCCCATCACTGCGGGTCCCTGCTGCCTTTCTGCTGACCCAGCTCCCCATTCTGAAGCCCCGCTACTACTCCATCAGTTCCTCCCAGGACCACACACCCACAGAGGTCCACCTTACAGTGGCCGTGGTCACCTACCGCACCCGAG ATGGTCAGGGTCCCTTGCACCACGGCGTCTGCAGCACTTGGCTCAGCAGCCTGAAGCCCCAGGACCCAGTGCCCTGTTTTGTGCGAAG TGCCAAAGGCTTCCAGCTTCCCAAAGACCCCTCCCAACCTTGCATCCTCATCGGGCCTGGCACAGGCATCGCGCCCTTCCGCAGTTTCTGGCAGCAGCGACTCCATGACTCCCAACACAAAG GGCTCAAGGGGGGCCACATGACCCTGGTGTTCGGGTGCCGCTGTCCAGACGAGGACCACCTGTACTGGGAGGAGATGTTGGAGATGGCCAGGAAGGGCGTGTTACATGAGCTGCACACAGCCTATTCTCGGCTGCCTGGCAAGCCCAAG GTCTACGTTCAAGACCTCCTGCGGCAGCAGCTGGCAGGTGAGGTGCTCCGCGTGCTCCATGAGGAGCCAGGCCACCTCTATGTTTGTGGGGATGTGCGCATGGCCCGGGACGTGGTCCACACCCTGAAGCAGTTGGTGGCTGACAGCCTGAACTTGAATGAGGAGCAGGTTGAGGACTATTTCTTCCAGCTCAAG AGCCAGAGGCGCTATCATGAAGATATCTTTGGTGCTGTCTATTCCTACCAAGTGAGAAAGGACAGGACAGCGGGGCAGACCAGCGATGGAGAAGTTGAAGCTGCTGGAATGAAATATAACAATGGAGACACTGTTGAGCTGTGGTCCACGGCCCTAAGGAGATAG
- the Nos2 gene encoding nitric oxide synthase, inducible isoform X1 yields MACPWKFLFKARSHQYNLTEEKDINNNVGKAMGAISSPSTQDDPKCHSPSKHQNGFPQPLIGVAKSPEPLDKLHMPASTCQQYMRIKNWGSGVSFQDTLHQKAKSDLACKSKSCQGSIMNPKSLTRGPRDKPTSVDELLPQAIEFINQYYSSFKEAKIEEHLARVEAVTKEIETTGTYRLTGDELIFATKLAWRNAPRCIGRIQWSNLQVFDARSCTTAQEMFEHICRHLHYATNSGSIRSAITVFPQRSDGKHDFRVWNTQLIRYAGYQMPDGTIRGDPANLEFTQLCIDLGWKPRYGRFDVLPLVLQANGRDPELFEIPPDLVLEVPMEHPKYEWFQELELKWYALPAVANMLLEVGGLEFPGCPFNGWYMGTEIGVRDFCDTQRYNILEEVGRRMGLETHTLASLWKDRAVTEINVAVLHSFQKHNVTIMDHHSAAESFMKHMQNEYRLRGGCPADWIWLVPPISGSITPVFHQEMLNYVLSPFYYYQVEPWKTHVWQDKKQRPGRRELRFQVLVKAVLFSSILIRKIMASRVRVTILYATETGRSEALAQDLGTLFSCAFNPKVLCMDEYRLSNLEEEQLLLVVTSTFGNGDSPGNGETLKKSLFTLKELTNTFRYAVFGLGSSMYPQFCAFAHDIDQKLSQLGASQLTPTGEGDELSGQEDAFRSWAVQTFKAACETFDVRGKQHIQIPKLYTSSATWEAQNYRLVQNSQSFELHKALGSVHSKHVFTLRLKSQQNLQSPKSSRTTLLVELSCKDSPGLSYLPGEHLGVFPSNQPALVQGILERVVDSPKPHQTVCLEALDKSGSYWVRDKRLPPCSLSQALTYFLDITTPPTQLQLQKLAQLATEEAERQRLETLGQPSEYNKWKFTNSPTFLEVLEEFPSLRVPAAFLLTQLPILKPRYYSISSSQDHTPTEVHLTVAVVTYRTRDGQGPLHHGVCSTWLSSLKPQDPVPCFVRSAKGFQLPKDPSQPCILIGPGTGIAPFRSFWQQRLHDSQHKGLKGGHMTLVFGCRCPDEDHLYWEEMLEMARKGVLHELHTAYSRLPGKPKVYVQDLLRQQLAGEVLRVLHEEPGHLYVCGDVRMARDVVHTLKQLVADSLNLNEEQVEDYFFQLKSQRRYHEDIFGAVYSYQVRKDRTAGQTSDGEVEAAGMKYNNGDTVELWSTALRR; encoded by the exons TCCTTCGACACAGGATGACCCCAAGTGTCACAGCCCCAGCAAACACCAGAATGGATTCCCACAACCCCTCATAGGGGTGGCAAAG TCTCCAGAACCCCTGGACAAACTGCATATGCCTGCATCAACTTgccagcagtatatgaggatcAAAAACTGGGGCAGTGGGGTGTCATTCCAAGACACACTTCACCAAAAGGCCAAATCG gaTTTAGCCTGCAAGTCAAAATCTTGCCAGGGGTCCATCATGAACCCCAAAAGTTTGACCAGAGGACCCAGGGACAAGCCTACCTCTGTGGATGAGCTTCTACCTCAGGCTATTGAATTTATCAACCAGTATTACAGCTCCTTCAAAGA ggcaaaaatagagGAACATCTGGCCAGGGTTGAGGCGGTCACAAAGGAGATAGAAACAACAGGAACCTACCGGCTGACGGGGGATGAGCTCATCTTTGCCACCAAGCTCGCCTGGCGCAACGCCCCCCGCTGCATTGGCAGGATCCAGTGGTCCAACCTGCAG GTCTTCGACGCCCGGAGCTGTACCACAGCCCAGGAGATGTTTGAACACATCTGCAGACACCTGCACTACGCCACCAACAGCGGCAGCATCAG GTCGGCTATCACAGTGTTCCCCCAGCGGAGTGATGGGAAGCATGACTTCCGGGTGTGGAATACACAGCTCATCCGCTACGCTGGCTACCAGATGCCTGATGGCACCATCAGAGGGGACCCTGCCAACCTGGAGTTCACCCAG CTGTGCATCGATCTGGGCTGGAAGCCCCGCTATGGCCGCTTTGATGTGCTGCCTCTGGTCCTGCAGGCTAACGGCCGTGACCCTGAACTTTTCGAAATTCCTCCTGACCTTGTGCTCGAAGTGCCCATGGAACATCCCAA GTATGAGTGGTTCCAGGAGCTGGAGCTGAAGTGGTATGCCCTGCCTGCTGTGGCTAACATGCTGCTCGAAGTGGGTGGCCTCGAGTTCCCGGGGTGCCCCTTCAATGGCTGGTACATGGGCACCGAGATTGGAGTCCGGGACTTCTGTGACACCCAGCGCTATAACATCCTAGAG GAAGTGGGCAGAAGGATGGGTCTGGAGACACACACGCTGGCCTCCCTCTGGAAAGACCGAGCTGTCACAGAGATCAATGTCGCTGTGCTGCACAGTTTCCAG AAGCACAATGTGACCATCATGGACCACCACTCGGCTGCAGAGTCCTTCATGAAGCACATGCAGAATGAGTACCGGTTACGTGGCGGCTGCCCGGCCGACTGGATTTGGCTGGTCCCTCCAATTTCTGGGAGCATCACCCCCGTGTTTCACCAGGAGATGTTGAATTACGTGCTGTCCCCATTCTACTACTATCAG GTGGAGCCCTGGAAGACCCATGTCTGGCAGGACAAGAAGCAGAGACCTGGGAGAAGAGAGCTCCGATTCCAAGTCTTGGTGAA AGCTGTGCTTTTCTCCTCTATACTGATACGTAAGATTATGGCGTCCCGAGTCAGAGTCACAATCCTCTACGCAACTGAGACAGGAAGGTCAGAAGCACTGGCCCAGGACCTGGGGACCTTGTTCAGCTGTGCCTTCAACCCCAAG GTTCTCTGCATGGATGAGTACAGGCTGAGCAACCTGGAGGAGGAGCAGCTACTGCTGGTGGTGACCAGCACGTTTGGGAATGGAGACTCCCCTGGCAATGGCGAG ACACTGAAGAAATCCCTCTTCACGCTGAAAGAGCTCACCAACACCTTCAG ATACGCTGTGTTTGGCCTTGGCTCCAGCATGTACCCACAATTCTGTGCCTTTGCTCATGACATCGACCAGAAGTTGTCCCAGCTGGGGGCCTCTCAGCTCACCCCAACAGGGGAAGGGGACGAGCTCAGTGGGCAGGAGGACGCCTTCCGCAGTTGGGCCGTGCAAACCTTCAAG GCAGCCTGTGAGACGTTTGATGTCCGAGGCAAACAGCACATTCAGATCCCTAAGCTCTACACCTCTAGCGCGACCTGGGAGGCGCAGAACTACAGGCTCGTACAGAACTCACAGTCGTTTGAACTCCACAAAG CCCTTGGCAGTGTGCACTCCAAGCATGTGTTCACCCTGAGGCTCAAATCCCAGCAGAATCTGCAGAGTCCCAAGTCCAG cCGTACTACCCTCCTGGTAGAACTCTCCTGCAAGGACAGCCCAGGCCTGAGCTACCTGCCTGGAGAGCACCTCGGGGTTTTTCCAAGCAACCAGCCAGCCTTGGTCCAAGGCATCTTGGAGCGAGTAGTAGATAGCCCCAAGCCCCACCAAACCGTGTGCCTGGAGGCCCTGGACAAGAGTG GCAGCTACTGGGTCAGAGACAAGAGGCTGCCTCCCTGCTCACTCAGCCAGGCCCTCACCTACTTCCTGGACATCACCACCCCTCCAACCCAGCTGCAGCTCCAAAAGCTGGCCCAGCTAGCCACAGAAGAGGCTGAGAGACAGAGGCTGGAGACCCTGGGTCAG CCCTCAGAGTACAACAAGTGGAAGTTCACCAACAGCCCCACGTTCCTGGAGGTGCTGGAGGAGTTCCCATCACTGCGGGTCCCTGCTGCCTTTCTGCTGACCCAGCTCCCCATTCTGAAGCCCCGCTACTACTCCATCAGTTCCTCCCAGGACCACACACCCACAGAGGTCCACCTTACAGTGGCCGTGGTCACCTACCGCACCCGAG ATGGTCAGGGTCCCTTGCACCACGGCGTCTGCAGCACTTGGCTCAGCAGCCTGAAGCCCCAGGACCCAGTGCCCTGTTTTGTGCGAAG TGCCAAAGGCTTCCAGCTTCCCAAAGACCCCTCCCAACCTTGCATCCTCATCGGGCCTGGCACAGGCATCGCGCCCTTCCGCAGTTTCTGGCAGCAGCGACTCCATGACTCCCAACACAAAG GGCTCAAGGGGGGCCACATGACCCTGGTGTTCGGGTGCCGCTGTCCAGACGAGGACCACCTGTACTGGGAGGAGATGTTGGAGATGGCCAGGAAGGGCGTGTTACATGAGCTGCACACAGCCTATTCTCGGCTGCCTGGCAAGCCCAAG GTCTACGTTCAAGACCTCCTGCGGCAGCAGCTGGCAGGTGAGGTGCTCCGCGTGCTCCATGAGGAGCCAGGCCACCTCTATGTTTGTGGGGATGTGCGCATGGCCCGGGACGTGGTCCACACCCTGAAGCAGTTGGTGGCTGACAGCCTGAACTTGAATGAGGAGCAGGTTGAGGACTATTTCTTCCAGCTCAAG AGCCAGAGGCGCTATCATGAAGATATCTTTGGTGCTGTCTATTCCTACCAAGTGAGAAAGGACAGGACAGCGGGGCAGACCAGCGATGGAGAAGTTGAAGCTGCTGGAATGAAATATAACAATGGAGACACTGTTGAGCTGTGGTCCACGGCCCTAAGGAGATAG